A portion of the Ferrimonas lipolytica genome contains these proteins:
- a CDS encoding phospholipase A yields MSATLLLAVALNMECVENQLKNGDQSQTLDQVKAFCSVERETTNLTNVQPESGSKTEQVDRRVAEERGYEYSRFGLSSHRNNYVLLGSYNNRPNEDSWEYEDEGVDPWEIKFQFSVKVPITPDWFGNNSGLYMAYTNQSWWQAYNKDASAPFRDTNHMPEMFWLQFFDDVAVGDFKLRGTSLSLNHQSNGRSGEESRSWNRIIGTVLFENGPWVFGARAWHRLHEDNKESIDDVRGDDNPDITDYMGHGEVFTVYSYQDNIFSLRVRGNIGEHKGGAEAGWSFPLTGKIRGYIQGYYGYGESLIDYNHKSERISIGVEVTPII; encoded by the coding sequence ATGTCTGCAACGCTTCTTCTTGCTGTCGCACTCAACATGGAGTGTGTCGAAAACCAGTTGAAAAATGGCGATCAGAGCCAAACTCTCGATCAGGTAAAAGCGTTCTGTTCAGTCGAGCGAGAAACAACTAACCTCACCAATGTCCAGCCAGAGTCAGGCTCTAAAACAGAACAGGTTGACCGCCGCGTCGCTGAAGAGCGAGGCTACGAGTACAGCCGCTTTGGCTTAAGCTCCCACCGTAATAACTACGTCTTACTTGGCAGCTACAACAACCGGCCTAACGAGGACTCGTGGGAATACGAAGACGAAGGCGTTGATCCGTGGGAGATCAAATTCCAGTTCAGCGTTAAGGTACCCATTACCCCTGACTGGTTTGGTAACAACTCCGGTCTCTATATGGCCTACACCAACCAAAGCTGGTGGCAGGCGTATAACAAAGATGCCTCAGCGCCATTCCGTGATACCAACCATATGCCTGAGATGTTCTGGCTGCAGTTCTTTGACGACGTTGCTGTTGGAGACTTTAAGTTACGAGGCACCAGCTTATCACTGAACCACCAGTCTAATGGACGTTCAGGTGAGGAGTCACGCAGCTGGAACCGTATTATCGGTACGGTGTTGTTCGAGAATGGTCCTTGGGTATTTGGCGCTCGAGCTTGGCACCGATTACATGAAGACAATAAAGAGTCGATTGATGATGTTCGCGGTGATGACAACCCGGATATCACCGATTACATGGGCCATGGTGAAGTGTTTACCGTCTATTCTTACCAAGACAACATCTTTAGTTTGCGTGTTCGCGGTAACATAGGTGAACACAAAGGCGGCGCCGAAGCGGGTTGGAGCTTCCCACTGACCGGGAAAATCCGTGGTTATATACAAGGCTATTACGGCTACGGCGAAAGCTTGATAGATTACAACCACAAGTCAGAGCGGATCAGTATCGGTGTTGAAGTAACACCGATCATCTAA
- the lysS gene encoding lysine--tRNA ligase, with protein sequence MTEQVQDENKLIAERRAKLNTIRENCAANGHPNTWRPTHKAADLQAEFGENSKEELAEAGHIVSIAGRIMAKRGPFLAIQDVSGRIQGYASKDVQKELKAIGGLDIGDIIGIKGQLHLSGKGDLYVDMGEYQLLTKALRPLPEKFHGLTDQEQRYRQRYVDLIVNEESRNAFKIRSKLVAGIRRYMESRDFMEVETPMMQVIPGGASARPFITHHNALDQEMFLRIAPELYLKRLVVGGFDRVFEINRNFRNEGLSPRHNPEFTMMEFYMAYADYNDLMDLTEDMLRTVAVEILGSSSMPYGDETVEFGGKYARMSMLDAIKHYNPDHADIQALTYDGVQDRDHMVAIAKSVGVDVETFWNCGQLLEEIFGETAEPKLIQPTFITEYPADISPLARRNDDNAFITDRFEFFIGGREVANGFSELNDAEDQDARFKAQVNAKESGDDEAMFYDGDYITALEHGLPPTAGQGIGIDRLAMLFTNTHTIRDVILFPAMRPQAK encoded by the coding sequence ATGACTGAACAAGTACAAGACGAAAACAAGTTGATCGCCGAGCGCCGTGCAAAGCTCAACACGATTCGCGAAAACTGCGCCGCTAACGGCCACCCGAACACTTGGCGTCCAACTCACAAGGCTGCTGATCTGCAGGCTGAGTTTGGCGAAAACAGCAAAGAAGAGTTGGCGGAAGCGGGTCACATCGTTTCAATTGCAGGCCGTATCATGGCTAAGCGTGGTCCATTCCTAGCTATCCAAGACGTGTCTGGCCGTATTCAAGGCTACGCTTCAAAAGACGTTCAAAAAGAACTGAAAGCGATTGGTGGTTTGGACATCGGTGACATCATTGGTATCAAAGGTCAGTTGCACCTGTCTGGCAAAGGCGACCTTTACGTTGATATGGGTGAATACCAGTTGCTGACTAAAGCACTGCGTCCTCTGCCGGAAAAATTCCACGGTCTGACGGACCAAGAGCAGCGTTACCGTCAGCGCTACGTTGACCTTATCGTTAACGAAGAGTCTCGCAACGCCTTTAAGATCCGCTCTAAGCTGGTTGCTGGTATCCGTCGTTACATGGAGTCGCGTGACTTTATGGAAGTGGAAACCCCAATGATGCAGGTGATCCCTGGTGGTGCCTCGGCTCGTCCTTTCATCACCCATCACAACGCACTGGATCAAGAGATGTTCCTGCGCATCGCGCCTGAGCTGTATCTGAAGCGTCTGGTGGTTGGTGGTTTTGATCGCGTATTCGAGATCAACCGTAACTTCCGTAACGAAGGTTTATCGCCACGCCACAACCCAGAATTCACCATGATGGAATTCTACATGGCGTACGCAGATTACAACGATTTGATGGATCTGACTGAAGACATGCTGCGCACCGTTGCGGTAGAGATCTTAGGCTCTTCCTCTATGCCTTACGGCGACGAAACCGTTGAGTTTGGTGGCAAGTACGCGCGTATGAGCATGCTGGACGCTATCAAGCACTACAATCCAGATCACGCTGACATTCAAGCGTTGACCTACGACGGCGTTCAAGATCGTGATCACATGGTTGCTATCGCGAAGTCTGTTGGTGTTGATGTTGAAACTTTCTGGAACTGTGGCCAATTACTGGAGGAGATCTTCGGTGAAACCGCCGAGCCTAAGCTTATCCAGCCGACCTTCATTACTGAATACCCAGCTGATATTTCACCACTGGCTCGCCGTAATGACGACAACGCCTTCATCACCGATCGTTTTGAGTTCTTCATCGGTGGTCGCGAAGTCGCTAACGGTTTCTCTGAGTTGAACGATGCAGAAGATCAAGATGCTCGTTTCAAGGCTCAAGTTAATGCTAAAGAGTCTGGTGATGACGAAGCAATGTTCTACGACGGTGATTACATCACTGCTCTAGAGCATGGTCTGCCACCAACTGCGGGTCAAGGTATTGGTATCGATCGTCTAGCGATGTTGTTTACCAACACTCACACCATTCGCGACGTAATCCTGTTCCCGGCGATGCGGCCGCAAGCTAAGTAA
- the prfB gene encoding peptide chain release factor 2 (programmed frameshift), whose amino-acid sequence MFEINPVQNLIKELSERTNLLRGYLDYDAKKERLEEVNAELEQPEVWNEPERAQKLGRERSDLEAVVKTIDDLDQGLEDVAELLELAVEEEDQDSFDEAQSELDTLNAALEKLEFRRMFAGPQDANDAYLDLQAGSGGTEAQDWCSMLLRMYLRWGEAKGFKAEIIEVSEGDVAGLKSATVRFSGEYAFGWLRTETGVHRLVRKSPFDSGGRRHTSFSSAFVYPEVDDSIEIDINPSDLRIDVYRASGAGGQHVNTTESAVRITHMPTNIVVQCQNERSQHKNKDQAMKQLKAKLFEHEMQKQNAEKQAAEDAKSDIGWGSQIRSYVLDDSRIKDLRTGVENRNTQAVLDGDLDRFIEASLKSGL is encoded by the exons ATGTTCGAGATCAATCCTGTGCAAAACCTCATTAAGGAGTTGTCGGAACGGACAAACCTCCTTAGGGGGTACCTT GACTACGATGCTAAGAAAGAGCGTCTAGAAGAGGTCAACGCCGAGCTGGAGCAGCCGGAAGTGTGGAATGAGCCGGAGCGTGCTCAGAAATTAGGTCGTGAACGCAGTGATCTGGAAGCGGTGGTTAAGACCATTGACGATCTAGACCAAGGCCTTGAAGACGTTGCCGAGCTGTTAGAGCTAGCGGTGGAAGAGGAAGACCAAGACAGCTTCGATGAAGCCCAGTCTGAATTGGATACCCTTAATGCCGCGCTGGAAAAGCTCGAATTCCGCCGCATGTTCGCTGGCCCCCAAGATGCCAACGATGCCTACTTAGATCTACAAGCAGGCTCTGGCGGCACCGAAGCACAAGATTGGTGTTCGATGTTGCTGCGCATGTACTTGCGCTGGGGTGAGGCTAAGGGCTTTAAAGCTGAGATCATCGAAGTGTCTGAGGGCGATGTTGCCGGCTTGAAGTCCGCTACAGTGCGCTTCTCTGGTGAGTACGCCTTTGGCTGGTTACGTACCGAAACCGGCGTACACCGTTTGGTTCGTAAGTCGCCATTTGACTCCGGCGGTCGTCGTCATACCTCGTTCTCCTCTGCCTTTGTTTACCCAGAAGTAGATGACTCTATCGAGATCGACATCAACCCGTCCGATCTGCGTATTGACGTATACCGAGCCTCTGGCGCTGGTGGTCAGCACGTAAACACCACTGAGTCTGCGGTACGTATTACTCACATGCCGACCAACATCGTGGTGCAGTGTCAGAACGAACGTTCACAGCACAAGAACAAAGATCAGGCGATGAAACAGCTTAAAGCTAAGTTGTTCGAGCATGAGATGCAGAAGCAAAATGCCGAGAAGCAGGCCGCGGAAGATGCCAAATCTGACATCGGTTGGGGCAGCCAGATCCGTTCTTACGTGCTGGATGACTCACGCATCAAAGATCTGCGTACTGGCGTAGAGAACCGAAATACCCAAGCGGTGCTGGATGGCGATCTAGACCGATTTATTGAAGCCAGCCTTAAATCTGGCTTGTAA
- a CDS encoding Na+/H+ antiporter NhaC family protein, giving the protein MATFSYIVDNAISQIYQPDNWQMWHINVLAAMLLLGILTAILSRSGAIGAFADWQFSRISSQRQARFAVILVGWIVFIDGIFSCLANGNISRPLSERFGIPPGELAYLVDSTASPLTSMVPFSSWGPYVIALIAGINWLNVDPAHAFIEVASYNFYAIATLLMVMVVATTNLGFKPSTPTVIQSPAHTPVGSPWMLGLPILTLLLGSLVLMLVSGARNADELTIAAMFSHADIGAAMRDSCVIAVIVATLMSLNAGQSLQQTLGAAALGIKTMLPAITIIMFTWIIGRAIGDLNAGKIMAGYAADLLSPVVLLPGMFVLCTFIAFSTGSSWGTFAIMIPIGADIAHAIQPEFVLAAISAVMAGSVFGDHCSPISDTTVLAATASGCEPNHHVMTQLPLALLTAFMALCCFTAIGLGISLIVVLAGLIVAMIAIAAITLQRRQ; this is encoded by the coding sequence GTGGCTACTTTCAGTTACATTGTCGACAACGCCATTAGCCAAATCTATCAGCCCGATAATTGGCAGATGTGGCACATCAATGTATTGGCCGCGATGTTGCTGCTGGGGATATTAACGGCGATTTTAAGCCGTTCCGGAGCAATTGGTGCCTTTGCCGATTGGCAATTTTCACGCATTAGCAGTCAACGCCAAGCTCGATTTGCAGTGATATTGGTTGGTTGGATTGTGTTTATCGACGGTATTTTTAGCTGTCTCGCCAATGGCAACATCAGCCGCCCTCTGAGCGAGCGCTTTGGGATCCCTCCGGGGGAATTAGCCTACTTAGTTGATTCGACCGCATCGCCGCTTACCTCAATGGTGCCCTTTTCCAGCTGGGGCCCCTATGTGATAGCTCTGATTGCAGGTATCAACTGGTTAAACGTTGATCCTGCTCATGCCTTTATCGAGGTCGCCAGTTACAACTTTTACGCCATTGCTACCTTGCTGATGGTGATGGTGGTAGCTACCACTAATTTGGGCTTCAAACCGTCCACTCCTACCGTAATCCAATCACCAGCACACACTCCAGTTGGCTCCCCGTGGATGCTGGGGTTACCGATTCTAACGCTACTGCTTGGGAGCTTAGTGCTAATGCTAGTGAGTGGGGCTCGTAATGCTGATGAGTTAACCATTGCAGCCATGTTTAGCCATGCCGATATCGGCGCCGCGATGCGTGACAGCTGCGTTATCGCGGTTATTGTTGCCACCCTAATGAGTCTTAATGCTGGCCAATCGCTACAACAAACGCTTGGCGCCGCCGCATTAGGGATAAAAACCATGCTGCCGGCCATCACCATCATCATGTTCACTTGGATCATTGGTCGGGCAATTGGCGATCTTAATGCAGGCAAAATCATGGCCGGTTATGCCGCTGATTTACTCTCTCCGGTGGTGTTATTACCGGGCATGTTTGTGCTGTGTACCTTTATCGCATTCTCAACCGGCTCAAGCTGGGGCACCTTTGCCATCATGATCCCCATCGGCGCTGACATCGCTCATGCGATTCAGCCAGAATTTGTATTAGCGGCAATCAGTGCGGTAATGGCAGGTTCGGTGTTTGGTGATCACTGTTCCCCCATTTCCGATACTACCGTATTGGCGGCGACTGCCAGCGGGTGTGAGCCCAACCACCATGTAATGACTCAGTTGCCGCTAGCACTCCTTACTGCCTTTATGGCGTTGTGCTGTTTCACCGCTATCGGTCTTGGGATCAGCTTAATTGTGGTATTGGCTGGATTGATTGTGGCTATGATCGCCATTGCAGCTATCACCTTACAGCGACGCCAGTAA
- the recJ gene encoding single-stranded-DNA-specific exonuclease RecJ — MMVRLTRRPDADDSQLPVELAPLLRQIYARRGITQASQLQLELSDLHSPKSMAGLPQGAALLADAVVTQKRIIIVGDFDADGATSSAVVMLALQAMGANFVEFLVPNRFDYGYGLSPPLVELAQRAGAEVLITVDNGISAHAGVDAAKEAGMTVVVTDHHLPGETLPNADAIINPNRDECGFESRALAGVGVAFYLMSALRAQLRQRNWFAERGLAMPNLAELLDIVALGTVADVVPLDHNNRVLVHQGLRRIRAGRCRPGIQALFEVANRDIHRIVAADLGFAIGPRLNAAGRLDDMSLGIACLLADDLGEARQIAAQLDGLNNERREIEQGMQQEALAALQRLDLSSDSLPWGLALYQGDWHQGVIGILASRIKDQFHRPVIAFAEAGGGEIKGSARSIPGLHMRDLLERIDTQHPGLILKFGGHAMAAGLSMKEQDYDRFAALYDEAVRAELDESALTGELLSDGELYAEQLSLETAQTLRGAGPWGQNFPEPLFDGKFRLVEQRLLGDKHLKMTVETECGSKQLDAIAFNIDRKQWPDASLQWIELVYKLDVNHWRGRDSVQLMVEHIKPA, encoded by the coding sequence TTGATGGTCAGATTAACCCGCCGTCCCGATGCCGATGACAGCCAACTTCCGGTTGAGCTAGCCCCGTTATTACGCCAAATCTATGCCCGCCGAGGCATTACTCAAGCTAGCCAGTTGCAGCTTGAACTCAGTGATCTACACAGCCCTAAATCGATGGCTGGCTTACCGCAAGGGGCTGCCTTATTAGCGGACGCGGTAGTGACGCAAAAGCGGATTATTATTGTTGGTGATTTCGATGCCGATGGCGCGACCTCTAGCGCGGTGGTTATGCTTGCTCTGCAAGCTATGGGGGCCAATTTTGTTGAGTTCTTGGTGCCAAATCGGTTCGATTATGGCTACGGCCTTAGTCCACCTTTAGTCGAGCTAGCGCAACGTGCTGGTGCTGAGGTACTTATCACCGTAGATAATGGTATCTCTGCTCATGCTGGGGTTGATGCTGCGAAAGAGGCTGGTATGACCGTTGTGGTTACCGATCACCACTTACCGGGCGAAACGCTGCCAAATGCGGATGCAATCATTAACCCCAATCGCGATGAGTGTGGCTTTGAGTCCAGAGCGTTAGCCGGTGTTGGTGTGGCTTTCTATTTGATGTCGGCATTGCGAGCGCAGCTACGCCAACGGAATTGGTTTGCTGAGCGCGGATTGGCGATGCCTAATTTGGCTGAGCTGTTGGATATTGTCGCGCTGGGTACCGTAGCGGATGTTGTACCACTGGACCACAATAACCGCGTGTTGGTACACCAAGGCCTGCGCCGTATTCGTGCGGGTCGTTGTCGGCCGGGTATTCAAGCCTTATTTGAGGTGGCTAACCGCGATATCCATCGCATTGTCGCTGCTGATCTTGGCTTTGCTATTGGCCCGAGGTTGAATGCTGCTGGTCGGTTAGACGACATGTCACTGGGAATAGCCTGCTTGCTGGCGGACGATTTGGGCGAAGCTCGGCAGATTGCAGCACAGCTTGATGGGCTTAATAATGAGCGACGAGAGATTGAACAGGGGATGCAACAAGAGGCTCTGGCGGCATTGCAGCGGTTAGATCTCAGTAGCGACTCCTTACCTTGGGGCTTAGCGCTGTATCAAGGCGATTGGCACCAAGGAGTGATTGGGATATTGGCTTCGCGCATCAAAGACCAATTTCATCGTCCTGTAATCGCCTTTGCTGAGGCGGGCGGCGGTGAAATTAAGGGATCAGCCCGTTCAATACCTGGTTTGCATATGCGCGATCTGCTGGAAAGGATCGATACCCAGCATCCAGGCTTAATCTTGAAGTTTGGTGGCCATGCGATGGCCGCTGGCTTGAGTATGAAAGAGCAAGACTACGATCGCTTTGCGGCGCTCTATGATGAAGCGGTTCGAGCTGAGTTGGATGAGTCGGCGTTGACCGGCGAACTGCTGTCTGACGGTGAACTGTATGCTGAGCAACTGTCGCTCGAAACGGCACAGACGCTACGAGGAGCAGGGCCGTGGGGGCAGAACTTCCCTGAACCGCTGTTTGATGGCAAATTCCGCTTGGTGGAGCAGCGACTGCTGGGTGATAAACATCTGAAGATGACTGTGGAAACCGAGTGCGGTAGCAAGCAACTGGATGCGATTGCCTTCAATATCGATCGGAAACAGTGGCCCGATGCGAGCCTGCAGTGGATAGAACTGGTCTACAAGCTCGATGTAAACCATTGGCGCGGTCGAGATAGCGTCCAGTTGATGGTGGAGCATATTAAACCGGCCTAG
- a CDS encoding helix-turn-helix domain-containing protein has protein sequence MSNNEIRSKLALLQLAKEMGSVSRACDIMGYSRDSYYRFKRQYESAGEIGLRNLSRKKPAMKNRVAPEVEAQVIEIALDYPNYGQARVAELLTARGCVISPSGVRAIWVRHHLATKRNRQLALQNSLEQRSNGDNSLTSELYQIQQDQSQLECHFPGDVCVQDTYKLGEVGGLGVLYQHTFVDAYSQFAHAWVSTTNDTAAAAEFLLQQVTPWYQQQQLPIGTILTDKGAEFFGSRSKAYQTAIERLGCGHVHMRAYNGPVVNGLAARFHTLIWNELYEALFKQQRFDDLDQLQQHLQQWLLRYNHQYAIAGRYTLGKTPEETIEVSRHLVPEQ, from the coding sequence ATGAGCAATAATGAAATCCGTAGCAAGTTAGCGCTACTGCAACTGGCTAAAGAGATGGGTAGCGTCAGTCGTGCCTGCGATATCATGGGTTACAGCCGTGACAGCTACTACCGTTTTAAACGGCAGTATGAAAGTGCGGGCGAAATTGGCCTACGTAACCTGTCTCGTAAAAAACCAGCGATGAAGAATCGAGTTGCCCCTGAAGTAGAAGCTCAGGTTATCGAGATCGCTTTAGATTACCCCAATTATGGCCAAGCTAGAGTGGCGGAGTTGCTGACCGCCCGTGGTTGCGTTATCTCTCCTAGTGGCGTTCGTGCCATCTGGGTTCGTCATCATCTTGCGACTAAGCGCAATCGTCAGTTAGCGTTACAGAATTCGCTCGAACAACGCAGCAATGGCGACAATTCGCTGACCTCAGAGCTCTATCAAATCCAACAAGATCAATCGCAACTGGAATGTCATTTCCCCGGCGATGTTTGTGTGCAAGATACCTATAAATTGGGGGAGGTGGGTGGACTGGGTGTGTTGTATCAACACACCTTTGTGGATGCATACAGCCAGTTTGCCCATGCGTGGGTAAGTACCACTAATGACACCGCCGCTGCCGCCGAGTTTTTGTTGCAGCAGGTAACCCCTTGGTATCAACAGCAGCAACTGCCTATTGGCACCATTTTGACCGATAAAGGTGCCGAGTTCTTTGGCTCACGCAGTAAGGCATACCAAACCGCCATTGAACGCTTGGGTTGTGGCCATGTGCATATGCGCGCTTATAACGGCCCGGTTGTAAATGGTTTGGCAGCACGATTTCACACGCTAATTTGGAATGAATTGTACGAAGCACTGTTTAAGCAACAGCGGTTTGACGATCTTGACCAACTGCAACAACACCTGCAGCAATGGTTACTCCGGTATAATCATCAATATGCAATTGCTGGGCGTTATACCCTTGGCAAAACTCCGGAAGAGACGATTGAGGTGAGTCGTCACTTGGTACCAGAACAATGA
- a CDS encoding SLC13 family permease — translation MNSGRTLRDDPLDMSQYRMEHLPVRVKSSFEQWLQRSGVAIAVVVFTLLLLGDVPAFLTNFDPETLGKSAGKHFQDVGLEQFGFHGVAMLAIFCAAVILWITEALPNYLTSLIVIITMVLTGVLPERVAYAQLGHPIMWLNILSFILASMLVTCGAAKRFALWFICRFGTSATPIFFSFMVINLVLSAFISATTAKAAILMPIFMVIAAVYGARGGDNKNNFGRNLVLQNLLQINLCAGAFVTGSGANLLAASLIAGAIGGGFFFADWMVVSLPIVVCMIVIGWLLATRVFFPLAPEERLPQIEGGMERLQQELDAMGKISALEIRSIVIFVTILFFWATDRYHGVSATAVAFIGAIVALSPRIGVVNWNQVDIPWHLLMFSAGAYTLGAGFKQTDLPNLLVNAGLEHFGLGDDTPFWVFYVALTGCMMLSSLVFQSKTMRTMLFVPIAIGVAQRFGYPVMSLALPVALLIEHVYVLPFNSKPALLLYSTDHYSLSDTFKFGFSMLMIGWAGSILMGETWFRWLGYTPNGVFW, via the coding sequence ATGAACAGTGGACGTACGCTCAGAGATGATCCGTTAGATATGAGCCAATACCGGATGGAACATCTACCGGTTAGGGTTAAATCGAGTTTTGAGCAGTGGTTGCAACGCAGCGGCGTAGCGATTGCAGTAGTGGTTTTCACTTTACTATTGTTGGGCGACGTTCCAGCTTTTCTTACCAATTTTGACCCTGAAACATTAGGAAAGTCAGCTGGTAAGCACTTTCAGGATGTGGGATTAGAGCAGTTTGGTTTTCATGGTGTCGCTATGCTTGCGATTTTTTGCGCAGCGGTAATTCTGTGGATCACGGAAGCGTTGCCCAATTACCTTACATCGTTGATTGTGATTATCACCATGGTGTTGACTGGCGTACTGCCGGAACGAGTCGCTTACGCTCAACTTGGTCATCCGATCATGTGGCTCAACATCTTGTCATTTATCTTGGCTTCGATGTTAGTGACCTGTGGCGCGGCAAAGCGTTTTGCGCTGTGGTTTATCTGCCGCTTTGGTACCAGTGCTACGCCGATATTCTTTAGCTTCATGGTTATCAACTTAGTGTTGTCGGCGTTTATCTCGGCAACCACCGCGAAAGCCGCAATATTGATGCCAATTTTTATGGTTATCGCTGCAGTTTACGGTGCCCGCGGCGGCGATAATAAGAATAACTTTGGTCGTAACTTGGTGCTACAAAACCTGCTGCAGATAAACCTTTGCGCCGGTGCCTTTGTCACCGGTTCAGGGGCTAACTTATTGGCTGCCAGTTTGATTGCCGGAGCCATCGGTGGTGGCTTCTTCTTTGCCGATTGGATGGTGGTTTCGTTGCCAATCGTGGTTTGTATGATTGTTATTGGTTGGCTGTTGGCGACCCGAGTATTCTTTCCGTTAGCTCCAGAAGAGCGGTTACCGCAAATTGAAGGCGGTATGGAACGACTACAGCAAGAACTAGATGCTATGGGTAAGATCTCAGCGCTCGAGATCCGCTCTATCGTTATCTTTGTCACTATTCTATTTTTCTGGGCCACAGACCGTTACCACGGTGTTTCTGCAACGGCTGTTGCCTTTATTGGTGCTATTGTGGCCTTGTCTCCCCGCATTGGTGTTGTCAACTGGAACCAAGTGGATATTCCATGGCACTTATTGATGTTTTCCGCTGGGGCATACACCCTTGGTGCAGGTTTTAAGCAAACGGATTTGCCGAATCTGTTGGTTAATGCCGGTTTGGAGCATTTTGGCTTAGGGGATGACACCCCATTCTGGGTTTTCTATGTGGCCTTAACTGGATGTATGATGTTGAGTTCATTAGTTTTCCAATCGAAGACTATGAGAACAATGCTGTTTGTTCCTATCGCAATTGGAGTGGCGCAACGTTTTGGCTACCCAGTAATGAGCCTAGCACTGCCAGTCGCATTATTGATTGAGCACGTATACGTATTGCCGTTTAACAGCAAACCAGCGTTGCTACTTTATTCAACCGATCACTACAGCTTATCCGATACCTTTAAATTTGGTTTTAGTATGCTGATGATCGGTTGGGCTGGCTCCATCCTAATGGGAGAAACTTGGTTCCGTTGGCTGGGATACACGCCTAATGGGGTTTTCTGGTAG
- a CDS encoding CYTH domain-containing protein has product MSLEIERKYLVKDDSYKALAYKQTRIIQGYLSSVPERTVRVRIKGETGILTIKGIGSASGASRFEWEQEIPLEEAKSLLEICEPGVIDKTRYLVKFAEHTYEVDEFYGDNDGLTVAEVELDSEQQTVVKPTWLAEEVTGDVRYYNSMLMKTPFTRWDK; this is encoded by the coding sequence ATGAGCTTAGAGATTGAAAGAAAGTACTTAGTAAAAGATGACAGCTATAAAGCACTGGCCTACAAACAAACACGCATTATCCAAGGCTACCTCAGCAGTGTGCCAGAGCGTACTGTTCGAGTACGGATTAAGGGTGAGACCGGGATCCTAACCATAAAAGGAATCGGCAGCGCCAGCGGTGCTTCTCGCTTTGAATGGGAACAAGAGATCCCTTTAGAAGAAGCCAAGTCGCTGCTTGAGATCTGCGAACCAGGTGTAATCGATAAAACCCGCTATTTAGTGAAGTTTGCCGAGCATACCTACGAAGTAGATGAATTCTATGGCGACAATGACGGCCTAACCGTTGCTGAAGTAGAGCTGGACTCAGAGCAACAAACAGTAGTAAAGCCAACATGGTTGGCCGAAGAAGTAACTGGTGACGTGCGCTACTACAACTCCATGTTGATGAAGACACCGTTTACTCGTTGGGACAAGTAA